A window of the Brassica oleracea var. oleracea cultivar TO1000 chromosome C1, BOL, whole genome shotgun sequence genome harbors these coding sequences:
- the LOC106329200 gene encoding putative FBD-associated F-box protein At5g22720 encodes MSEIDLDTCKFRGGPHAFMSFMEKFLDSSSRVEKPCLHKVKLTTVEDDFTRWIDFVATPELEHLDFECKPVVSGTLMPLRLYTCSPKLRHLRLHGVFLGSTSVSLPCLKTMRLENNTYADEACLELLISSCPLLEDFSFVRMPGSCGVNVLRVHSKTLTSLSIETGVHDYDFQNNDRISVKVLINAPRLKYLNLCDFISECKTISNVGSLTKVNLGRYCDNVPDHFFTGISEVRDMKIAGSAFRIASTFGGLPAEMKLVRYFAENSVVLKKLSLRLKSSMDEQDSVALRDILLALPTLSSACEIVVC; translated from the exons ATGTCTGAGATAGATTTGGACACTTGTAAGTTCCGAGGTGGTCCCCATGCCTTTATGAGTTTCATGGAAAAGTTTCTAGATTCCTCCTCCAGGGTAGAGAAGCCATGCTTGCACAAGGTCAAGCTCACTACTGTTGAGGATGATTTCACGCGGTGGATAGATTTCGTGGCAACACCTGAACTTGAGCATCTCGATTTTGAGTGCAAGCCTGTGGTTTCTGGGACCTTGATGCCACTGAGACTCTATACATGCTCTCCAAAGCTTCGTCACTTAAGGCTCCATGGGGTGTTTTTGGGGAGTACGTCTGTCTCCTTGCCTTGTCTCAAGACTATGCGTTTGGAAAACAATACATACGCCGACGAAGCGTGTCTAGAGCTGCTTATCTCATCTTGTCCACTTCTTGAAGATTTCAGCTTTGTTAGAATGCCTGGATCATGTGGTGTAAATGTTTTACGAGTGCACTCCAAGACATTAACTAGTCTCAGCATAGAAACTGGTGTCCATGACTATGACTTTCAGAATAACGATCGTATTAGCGTGAAGGTTTTGATTAATGCCCCTAGGCTCAAGTATCTGAATCTCTGTGATTTCATATCCGAGTGTAAAACCATAAGCAATGTAGGTTCCTTAACCAAGGTCAATCTTGGTAGGTATTGTGACAATGTCCCTGATCATTTCTTCACCGGTATCTCGGAAGTTAGGGATATGAAGATCGCTGGCTCAGCTTTCAGG ATAGCAAGCACTTTCGGAGGACTCCCTGCTGAAATGAAACTAGTAAGGTACTTTGCGGAAAACTCAGTGGTCCTCAAGAAACTTTCTCTGCGTTTGAAATCTTCCATGGATGAACAAGATTCTGTCGCTTTAAGGGATATCCTCCTTGCATTGCCAACGCTATCTAGCGCGTGTGAGATTGTGGTTTGTTGA
- the LOC106329209 gene encoding LOW QUALITY PROTEIN: UDP-sugar transporter UST74c-like (The sequence of the model RefSeq protein was modified relative to this genomic sequence to represent the inferred CDS: deleted 3 bases in 2 codons) — MMQKFLVSVPPTTNVPRSATVYTTLRRVICGPISMVRTYMCGDLEKTINFPHLFSHGFMVVLLCSCVLAFLLNYIIFLNTTLNSALTQTICGNMKDLFTVGLGWMIYGGLPFDLMNVIGQLLGFFGSGLYAYYKIIGR; from the exons ATGATGCAAAAGTTTTTAGTATCGGTGCCCCCGACTACAAATGTGCCTAGATCCGCCACTGTGTACACCACACTTAGGC GAGTTATATGCGGACCTATATCGATGGTTCGGACG TATATGTGCGGTGACTTGGAGAAGACTATTAACTTTCCTCACCTCTTTTCTCATGGCTTCATG GTTGTGTTGCTCTGCTCGTGCGTGTTAGCTTTCCTTTTAAACTACATCATTTTTCTTAACACCACTCTCAACTCGGCTCTCACGCAGACAATTTGTGGCAATATGAAG GACCTATTCACGGTTGGATTAGGCTGGATGATCTATGGTGGACTCCCA TTCGACCTG ATGAATGTGATTGGACAGCTTCTTGGTTTCTTCGGCTCTGGTTTATATGCATATTACAAGATCATTGGGAGGTAG